The following proteins are encoded in a genomic region of Mycolicibacterium confluentis:
- a CDS encoding MFS transporter, whose protein sequence is MGFFCLGALIAFEMMAVATVMPVVAADLGGVEMYALAFAVPMAVSIVALTMSGSWMDRRGLLTPIAVGVAIFSAGLIVSGVASTILQFLIGRGIFGFGAGILTVAMFVLIARCYPPEQRPTMFALYTSTFMVAALAGPAVAGAVADHVGWRWVFLLVPGLALVAAGLLYRAVAPVGGNSDARSGSRRSLVWAVVAGAGILGLSVAGQRGLPAWPVLLAGSVVTVAVAVPRLLPAGTWALRPGLPSTIAARGLIGAAFLSAESYLPLALTEFRGCSPTLAGAILTASAVAWFAGTSMCARLKVLGHKPLRLAIGMTLIAAGLMVVMLIPVDAVPLAVVIAGWGLGALGMGMTLPTLAMAVLDRSKPDEVGVNSAATHLNDAVSQAFVLAVGSVLFGALLTASAPAAFVSVVGLSVALLMAGILPLTRIGAGQGA, encoded by the coding sequence CTGGGATTCTTCTGCCTCGGCGCCCTCATCGCGTTCGAGATGATGGCGGTCGCCACGGTGATGCCGGTTGTCGCAGCCGATCTCGGCGGCGTTGAGATGTATGCGCTGGCCTTCGCGGTGCCCATGGCGGTCAGCATCGTTGCGTTGACGATGTCCGGGTCGTGGATGGACCGCCGCGGCCTGCTCACACCCATCGCCGTCGGGGTGGCGATCTTCTCGGCAGGCCTGATCGTGTCGGGCGTCGCCTCGACGATACTGCAGTTCCTGATCGGCCGCGGAATCTTCGGTTTCGGCGCCGGAATCCTCACGGTCGCGATGTTCGTCCTCATCGCTCGGTGCTATCCGCCGGAGCAGCGTCCGACGATGTTCGCCCTCTACACCAGCACGTTCATGGTGGCCGCCCTCGCGGGTCCCGCGGTCGCCGGTGCCGTCGCCGACCACGTGGGGTGGCGGTGGGTGTTCCTGCTGGTGCCAGGCTTGGCCCTGGTGGCGGCGGGCCTTCTGTATCGCGCGGTGGCACCCGTGGGAGGCAACAGCGACGCGCGCAGTGGGTCTCGTCGGTCACTGGTGTGGGCGGTGGTGGCGGGAGCGGGCATCCTCGGTCTCAGCGTGGCGGGCCAGCGTGGACTGCCGGCCTGGCCGGTGCTGTTGGCCGGATCGGTGGTGACTGTGGCGGTCGCCGTCCCAAGACTGCTGCCCGCGGGGACCTGGGCGTTGCGCCCCGGACTGCCCAGCACGATCGCCGCGCGTGGCCTGATCGGTGCTGCGTTCCTCAGCGCCGAGTCGTATCTGCCGTTGGCGTTGACTGAGTTCCGGGGATGTTCGCCGACGCTGGCGGGAGCGATCCTGACGGCCTCCGCGGTGGCCTGGTTCGCTGGCACCTCGATGTGCGCGCGCCTGAAGGTCCTGGGTCACAAACCGCTACGCCTGGCGATCGGCATGACCCTCATCGCAGCCGGTTTGATGGTCGTGATGCTGATCCCCGTCGACGCGGTGCCGTTGGCCGTGGTGATCGCCGGTTGGGGCCTCGGGGCGCTGGGAATGGGCATGACTCTGCCGACCCTGGCGATGGCGGTCCTCGACCGGTCCAAACCAGACGAAGTCGGGGTGAACAGCGCGGCGACCCACCTCAACGACGCCGTGTCGCAAGCGTTCGTGCTCGCGGTCGGCAGCGTGCTGTTCGGTGCACTGCTCACGGCGTCGGCGCCGGCCGCGTTCGTCTCCGTCGTCGGACTGTCCGTGGCACTGCTGATGGCGGGAATCCTCCCGCTCACCCGCATCGGTGCCGGACAGGGCGCCTGA
- a CDS encoding FAD-binding protein — translation MTSAGDLDVHSTDVLVIGGGPAATWAAIAAAESSSRVTLVDKGYCGTSGATAAGGNNLWLIPPGPRREESIREREAAAGGLTDAEWMLRVLSSSWEGIERLAQWGFPFPVGDDGNQLRSSLQGPEYMRRMRRKAHRSGVRILDHHPALALTSDEDGVVNGATGIARQDDGRPWRITAGAVVLASGGAAFLSGTFGTNVNTGDGLLMAAEAGADLSGMEFCTAYALAPEWGVHTKGRMLQWASFYDEQGRPLPTELGLGGRRDAQRALTRGQRVFARLDRAPAHIRQTMREAQPNYFLPLDKAGIDPFVTAYPVRMVYEGSVRGTGGLRLTGPHCATTVPGLFAAGDAATRELITGSISGGGSHNGSWAIASGTFAGRGAAEFGRRRSIGHPTEADRVGLRPGRHDAPTVDEVVRAAQAHVLPPLRSHTKSQDRLTESAEALEQLWLDIEGGLAPLPPRESYKSRQATAMVATARWITAASLARPESRGLHRREDHPDTDHRFGHRILVGGLDEVWTRADPVAPQVLSSEAVA, via the coding sequence ATGACCTCAGCCGGTGACCTCGACGTGCACAGCACAGACGTCCTGGTGATCGGCGGCGGCCCGGCGGCCACCTGGGCGGCGATCGCCGCCGCGGAGAGCAGCAGCCGAGTCACCCTGGTGGACAAGGGCTACTGCGGCACCAGCGGGGCCACCGCCGCGGGAGGTAACAACCTGTGGCTGATCCCGCCGGGGCCGCGCCGCGAGGAGTCCATCCGCGAACGCGAGGCCGCGGCAGGCGGTCTCACCGACGCCGAGTGGATGCTGCGGGTGCTGTCCTCGTCATGGGAGGGTATCGAGCGCCTGGCGCAGTGGGGATTCCCTTTCCCGGTCGGGGACGACGGCAATCAGCTTCGCAGCAGCCTGCAGGGCCCGGAGTACATGCGCCGGATGCGGCGCAAGGCTCATCGCAGCGGGGTCCGGATCCTCGATCACCACCCGGCACTCGCGCTCACCTCCGATGAGGACGGCGTGGTCAACGGCGCGACCGGCATCGCCCGACAGGATGACGGGCGCCCGTGGCGGATCACCGCTGGGGCGGTGGTCCTGGCCAGTGGCGGCGCCGCGTTCCTGTCCGGCACCTTCGGCACCAACGTGAACACCGGTGACGGCCTGTTGATGGCCGCGGAGGCGGGCGCCGACCTGTCCGGCATGGAGTTCTGCACGGCCTACGCGCTGGCACCGGAATGGGGCGTCCACACCAAGGGACGCATGCTGCAGTGGGCCAGCTTCTATGACGAGCAGGGCCGTCCGCTCCCCACCGAACTCGGTCTGGGCGGACGCAGGGATGCGCAACGGGCGCTCACGCGCGGTCAGCGGGTCTTCGCCAGGCTGGACCGCGCCCCCGCGCACATCCGCCAGACGATGCGCGAGGCCCAGCCGAACTACTTCCTTCCCTTGGACAAGGCCGGCATCGACCCGTTCGTGACGGCCTACCCGGTTCGGATGGTCTACGAGGGGTCGGTCCGCGGCACAGGTGGTCTGCGCCTGACCGGACCGCACTGTGCGACCACGGTTCCGGGCCTTTTCGCGGCGGGTGACGCCGCGACCCGGGAGCTGATCACGGGTTCGATCAGCGGAGGCGGCAGCCACAACGGTTCGTGGGCCATCGCGTCGGGCACGTTCGCGGGTCGCGGCGCGGCGGAGTTCGGTCGCAGACGCAGCATCGGTCACCCCACCGAGGCCGACCGAGTGGGCCTTCGACCCGGGCGGCATGACGCCCCGACCGTCGACGAGGTGGTCCGCGCGGCCCAGGCCCACGTGCTGCCGCCGTTGCGCAGCCACACCAAGTCCCAGGACAGGCTGACCGAGTCCGCCGAGGCGCTCGAGCAGTTGTGGCTCGACATCGAGGGCGGGTTGGCTCCGTTGCCGCCGCGGGAGTCCTACAAGTCGAGGCAGGCCACCGCGATGGTCGCGACGGCCCGGTGGATCACCGCGGCGTCACTGGCCCGGCCCGAGAGTCGGGGTCTGCACCGCCGCGAGGACCACCCCGACACCGATCACCGATTCGGTCACCGGATCTTGGTCGGTGGGCTCGATGAGGTCTGGACCCGCGCCGATCCCGTTGCCCCGCAGGTACTGTCGTCCGAGGCGGTCGCATGA
- a CDS encoding 4Fe-4S dicluster domain-containing protein has product MIEIVSATACIACDVCIKVCPTDVFDRGEDGIPVIARQSDCQTCFMCEAYCPVDALYVSPVSDPVGADSPHADEDAVARAGLLGGYREMVGWGRGRTAGSLLDRNPLLKAVPPLPESRLPIPADVVDSPWNHSAQ; this is encoded by the coding sequence ATGATCGAGATCGTCAGCGCCACAGCCTGCATCGCCTGCGATGTCTGCATCAAGGTGTGTCCCACCGATGTCTTCGACCGCGGCGAGGACGGCATCCCGGTGATCGCCCGTCAGTCGGATTGTCAGACGTGCTTCATGTGCGAGGCCTACTGCCCCGTCGATGCGCTGTACGTCTCGCCGGTGTCGGACCCAGTGGGCGCGGACAGTCCGCACGCCGACGAGGACGCCGTCGCTCGCGCCGGCCTGCTGGGCGGGTACCGCGAGATGGTCGGCTGGGGTCGCGGCCGAACCGCGGGCTCACTTCTGGATCGCAACCCGCTGCTCAAAGCGGTTCCGCCACTGCCGGAGTCACGGCTGCCCATTCCGGCCGACGTGGTGGACTCGCCCTGGAACCACAGCGCACAGTGA
- a CDS encoding cytochrome P450, whose amino-acid sequence MTVATRVNGAAPPEVPLSDIDLASVKFWLEDDDVRDGAFATLRREAPISFWAEPEVEGFEIGPGHWAVTRMDDVHYASRHPEIYSSYPNIGMSDIPAEVAEFFGSMIALDDPRHQRLRGIVSRAFTPKVVARIEESVRTRAHQLVDAMIADHPDGQADLVSALAGPLPLQIICDMIGIPEEDHQMVFHWTNVILGASDPDVAADAAEFAQSAMDFGAYSTAIAEQRRVHPRDDLTTSLVEAEMDGHRLTSADLASFFMLLAIAGNETTRNAISHGVLALTRYPEQRQRWWADFEDLSATAVEEIVRWASPVIYMRRTLTQDTVLNGTAMAKGDKVTLWYNSANRDESKFDNPWAFDLARNPNPHQGFGGGGAHFCLGANLARREIKVVFDELRRRLPDIEVTDEPSRLASAFIHGIKAMPVAWSN is encoded by the coding sequence GTGACAGTCGCGACACGAGTGAACGGTGCGGCGCCGCCGGAGGTGCCGTTGTCCGACATAGACCTCGCTTCGGTGAAGTTCTGGCTCGAGGACGACGACGTCCGCGACGGCGCGTTCGCGACACTGCGGCGCGAGGCGCCCATCTCGTTCTGGGCCGAGCCTGAGGTGGAGGGTTTCGAGATCGGACCCGGCCACTGGGCCGTGACCAGAATGGACGACGTCCACTACGCCAGCCGTCATCCCGAGATCTACAGTTCGTACCCGAACATCGGTATGAGCGACATCCCGGCCGAGGTGGCCGAGTTCTTCGGATCGATGATCGCCCTGGACGATCCGCGGCATCAACGACTGCGCGGCATCGTCAGTCGGGCGTTCACTCCGAAGGTGGTGGCCAGGATCGAGGAGTCGGTGCGCACCCGCGCCCATCAACTCGTCGACGCGATGATCGCCGACCATCCCGACGGCCAGGCGGATCTGGTGTCGGCCCTGGCCGGTCCACTGCCGCTGCAGATCATCTGCGACATGATCGGCATTCCCGAGGAGGACCACCAGATGGTCTTCCACTGGACCAACGTCATCCTGGGCGCCAGCGACCCCGATGTCGCCGCGGACGCGGCAGAATTCGCGCAGTCGGCCATGGACTTCGGGGCCTACTCGACTGCCATCGCCGAACAGCGCAGGGTCCACCCTCGCGACGACCTGACCACCAGCCTGGTGGAGGCCGAGATGGACGGGCACCGGTTGACCTCGGCAGATCTCGCGTCGTTCTTCATGCTGCTCGCAATCGCCGGGAATGAGACCACACGCAACGCCATCAGCCACGGAGTGCTGGCGCTGACCCGCTATCCCGAACAGCGGCAACGGTGGTGGGCCGACTTCGAGGACCTGTCGGCGACCGCGGTCGAGGAGATCGTGCGCTGGGCCTCGCCCGTGATCTACATGCGCCGCACCCTGACCCAGGACACCGTGCTGAATGGCACTGCGATGGCCAAGGGCGACAAGGTGACCCTGTGGTACAACTCAGCCAACCGGGACGAATCCAAGTTCGACAACCCGTGGGCCTTCGACCTTGCGCGAAATCCCAACCCACACCAGGGGTTCGGCGGGGGAGGTGCGCACTTCTGCCTCGGCGCCAACCTGGCCCGCCGCGAGATCAAGGTCGTGTTCGACGAACTTCGCCGCCGCCTGCCCGACATCGAGGTGACCGACGAACCGTCACGGTTGGCGTCGGCGTTCATCCACGGCATCAAGGCGATGCCGGTGGCCTGGTCGAACTGA